Proteins from a genomic interval of Chanos chanos chromosome 3, fChaCha1.1, whole genome shotgun sequence:
- the sst6.1 gene encoding cortistatin: MQLVSSLVSFMLVLYSVQAAAVLPVEERSPTHTRELSKERKELILRLISGLLDGTDNSVLAGDMTPPDLEEPLESRLEERAVYNRLSQLPQRDRKAPCKNFFWKTFTSC, translated from the exons ATGCAGCTTGTGAGTAGTTTGGTGTCTTTTATGCTGGTGCTCTATAGTGTTCAAGCAGCAGCTGTTCTTCCTGTGGAGGAGAGAAGccccacacacaccagg gAGTTGAGTAAGGAGCGTAAAGAGCTGATTCTAAGGCTGATTTCAGGCTTGCTGGATGGAACAGACAACAGTGTGTTGGCTGGAGACATGACCCCCCCAGACCTGGAGGAGCCCCTGGAGTCCCGTCTGGAGGAGAGAGCTGTCTACAACAGGTTATCACAGCTGCCTCAGCGAGACCGCAAAGCTCCCTGTAAAAATTTCTTCTGGAAGACCTTCACATCATGCTAA
- the srm gene encoding spermidine synthase translates to MDNIKDGWFTETCTLWPGQAMSLQVEEVLYHKKSKFQDVMVFKSKTYGNVLILDGVIQCTERDEFSYQEMIANLPLCCHPCPKKVLIIGGGDGGVLREVVKHPLVESVVQCEIDEDVINVSKKYLPGMAKGFFSPKLSLHVGDGFEFMKQNQDAFDIIITDSSDPVGPAESLFKESYYKLMKTALREGGILCCQGECQWLHLELIKEMRTFCKTLFPVVDYAYCTIPTYPSGQIGFMLCSKNPKINFREPVRELKREEVESMELKYYNPEIHRAAFILPEFARKVLNEA, encoded by the exons ATGGATAACATAAAGGACGGTTGGTTCACTGAGACATGCACACTATGGCCGGGACAAGCAATGAGTCTCCAAGTGGAGGAGGTTCTGTATcataaaaaatcaaaattccAGGATGTTATGGTCTTTAAAAG TAAGACGTATGGCAATGTCTTGATTCTGGACGGAGTAATCCAGTGCACTGAACGAGATGAGTTTTCCTATCAAGAAATGATTGCCAATCTACCTCTGTGCTGCCATCCATGCCCCAAGAAG GTCCTGATCATTGGTGGAGGAGATGGTGGAGTGCTCAGAGAAGTGGTGAAGCATCCACTGGTGGAGTCTGTGGTTCAGTGTGAGATTGATGAG GATGTAATCAACGTCTCTAAGAAGTATCTTCCTGGAATGGCTAaaggattcttcagtcccaaaCTCAGTTTGCATGTGGGAGATGGCTTTGAATTCATGAAACAGAATCAGGATGCCTTTGACATCATCATAACAGACTCCTCAGATCCAGTTG GACCTGCCGAAAGCTTGTTTAAAGAATCGTATTACAAACTCATGAAGACGGCTTTGCGTGAGGGTGGGATTCTGTGTTGCCAGG GAGAGTGCCAGTGGCTTCATTTGGAGCTGATTAAAGAAATGAGAACTTTCTGTAAAACGCTCTTCCCTGTGGTAGACTACGCCTACTGCACCATTCCAACATACCCAAGTGGCCAAATCGGTTTCATGCTCTGCAGTAAAAATCCT AAAATAAATTTCCGAGAGCCCGTGAGAGaactgaaaagagaggaggTTGAGAGTATGGAACTGAAATACTACAACCCAGAAATCCACAGAGCAGCATTCATCCTCCCAGAATTTGCCAGAAAG GTACTAAATGAGGCATAG
- the LOC115806837 gene encoding LOW QUALITY PROTEIN: structural maintenance of chromosomes protein 1A (The sequence of the model RefSeq protein was modified relative to this genomic sequence to represent the inferred CDS: deleted 2 bases in 1 codon; substituted 3 bases at 3 genomic stop codons) produces the protein MESKQSLDKQKWNKYELREEVEPAKKKTTEINMELNQEEHGHMRITDETMVWXQDLKNQHLSKKEEVSDKNNPIKEIHRKLGGGNKELTRLQKEMTRTEIKLEQKNSDRHNLLQACKMQDIRLSLQAGAMDDISQGEVPFKKCKVSDINKEAHHLXNSDLTSSVSSSAPXDTVLGAEILGEMDVLQWRQNERQKILYNISVLNMMA, from the exons ATGGAG TCCAAGCAATCTCTGGACAAGCAGAAGTGGAATAAGTATGAGTTAAGAGAGGAAGTGGAACCGGCCAAGAAGAAAACTACTGAAATCAACATGGAGCTCAATCAG GAGGAACATGGACACATGAGAATTACTGATGAAACCATGGTTTGGTAGCAGGACCTGAAGAACCAGCACCTTTCAAAGAAAGAGGAGGTAAGTGATAAAAACAACCCGATAAAGGAAATTCACAGGAAACTGGGTGGTGGTAACAA GGAGCTAACCCGGCTGCAGAAGGAGATGACACGCACTGAGATAAAGCTGGAACAGAAA aacagtgacagacacaacCTGCTGCAGGCCTGCAAGATGCAGGACATTCGACTGTCTCTCCAGGCAGGCGCAATGGATGACATCAGCCAGGGAGAGGTACCATTTAAAAAGTGCAAAGTTTCAGATATAAACAAGGA AGCACATCATCTATAAAACTCTGATTTGACATCTAGTGTCTCTTCCTCTGCACCGTAAGATACAGTGTTAGGAGCTGAGATCTTGGGAGAGATGGACGTTCTACAGTGGCGACAGAATGAACGGCAGAAGATCCTGTACAACATCAGTGTACTTAACATGATGGCCTGA
- the ribc1 gene encoding RIB43A-like with coiled-coils protein 1, with translation MFRAEPPEKDIVAKAVERRRAAEAARRVRIFNTKNRVMGLDLPAIENQVTEKREREKMEKQRDRAYELLGATIDEVLRKRQTEEEERRTELSRDLVHFWATEQRAEDSRDADLTFNHQGAVKLSHPKSEMGPACMQVFAGEGIGEREKKRAQMEENERVLRAQRDEREQRQQKQKLRELLTDMEMVQLDQRAVHLDALESECKRAACIALSSYNQAQAEERTERLRQEKMKKEGEELMEVKHMVTSDLLTECLEAAERQGVGTADRTPGILCDRWKGMRAEQLSAIHRQQEEQRSEKERQRQIERQTELAWDVELMRQARAQEEEEKRLRELERERRIQLDNVNQQLATEQRAYQQYLNKNVYTNRPSARFFSQFGSSTR, from the exons ATGTTTCGAGCTGAACCACCAGAGAAGGACATTGTAGCCAAGGCTGTTGAACGCCGGCGGGCTGCAGAGGCAGCGCGACGGGTCCGTATATTCAATACTAAAAACCGGGTGATGGGTTTGGACCTACCGGCAATCGAGAATCAAGTGACCGAGAAACGTGAACGAGAAAAGATGGAGAAACAACGAGACAGGGCTTATG AGCTTTTGGGCGCGACAATTGACGAAGTACTGAGGAAACGgcaaacagaggaggaggaaaggaggacaGAGTTGTCTAGAGATCTTGTCCACTTTTGGGCTACTGAACAACGTGCGGAAGATTCTCGGGATGCTGACCTTACTTTTAACCACCAGGGGGCCGTCAAGCTCTCTCACCCTAAATCAGAGATGGGACCTGCCTGCATGCAAGTATTTGCG GGAGAAGGAattggggagagggagaaaaagagagctcAAATGGAGGAGAACGAAAGAGTCCTGAGAGCgcaaagagatgagagagaacaacggcaacaaaagcaaaaactcaGGG AGCTTCTAACGGATATGGAGATGGTTCAGCTGGACCAGCGAGCAGTGCATCTGGATGCTCTGGAGAGCGAGTGTAAAAGAGCTGCTTGCATTGCTCTCAGCAGTTACAACCAAGCTCAG GCTGAGGAGCGAACGgagagactgagacaggagaagatgaagaaagagggagaggagctgaTGGAGGTCAAGCACATGGTGACTTCTGACCTGTTGACAGAATGCCTGGAAGCGGCAGAAAGACAGGGTGTGGGGACGGCAGACAGAACCCCGGGAATTCTGTGCGATCGCTGGAAAGGCATGAGAGCTGAGCAACTGAGCGCCATCCACAGGCAGCAAGAGGAACAGCGATCTGAGAAAGAG agacagagacagattgagAGGCAGACCGAGTTAGCCTGGGATGTGGAGCTGATGAGACAGGCCAGAgcacaggaggaagaggagaagagactgagggaactggagagagagaggaggattcAGCTGGACAATGTCAACCAACAACTGGCTACAGAGCAGCGTGCATA tCAGCAGTATCTGAACAAGAATGTTTACACCAACCGTCCCAGCGCTCGCTTCTTCTCCCAGTTCGGTAGCAGCACTCGCTAA